The Carnobacterium mobile DSM 4848 genome includes a window with the following:
- a CDS encoding dipeptidase, whose translation MDVIDLHCDALLKLQEAKGQLSFKDSEKLDVNLSRLKEGQVKVQAFAIFLAPEILVEDKYEAALEQIKYYQEEILAKNPEMKQIKQWEDIHTLKENEIGSFLTLEGVEAIGNDLSKLDHLLDLGVLSVGLTWNPANLAADGIQEPRGGGLTTFGYEIVKRLNERKAFTDVSHLSVKGFWDVMKAAKYPIATHSNVLHLCSHVRNLSDEQIKALVERDAMIHVVYNPPFTIDEERKKTVAIPDLIQHIEALVALGAVNNIGFGSDFDGIRSHIEGLTHAGEVQNFVSALQKKFTNEEVAGFAAQNFLNHLPS comes from the coding sequence ATGGATGTAATTGATTTGCATTGTGATGCATTGTTAAAGCTGCAAGAAGCTAAGGGGCAATTAAGTTTTAAAGATTCAGAGAAGTTAGATGTGAACTTATCTCGTTTGAAAGAAGGTCAAGTGAAAGTGCAAGCTTTTGCCATTTTTCTTGCACCGGAGATTTTAGTAGAAGACAAATATGAAGCGGCTTTAGAACAAATCAAGTATTATCAAGAAGAGATTCTAGCAAAAAACCCTGAGATGAAACAAATTAAACAATGGGAAGACATACATACGTTGAAAGAAAATGAAATTGGTTCATTCTTGACACTTGAAGGAGTCGAAGCAATCGGCAATGATTTGTCTAAATTGGACCATTTATTAGATCTAGGTGTTTTATCTGTTGGTTTAACTTGGAATCCAGCTAATTTAGCAGCTGATGGCATCCAAGAACCTCGTGGCGGTGGTTTAACAACTTTTGGTTATGAGATCGTCAAGCGATTAAACGAACGGAAAGCCTTCACAGATGTCTCTCACTTGAGTGTTAAAGGATTTTGGGATGTAATGAAAGCTGCAAAATATCCGATTGCGACACATTCGAATGTATTGCACTTATGCAGTCATGTCAGAAATTTAAGTGATGAACAAATAAAAGCTTTAGTGGAACGTGATGCGATGATTCACGTCGTTTATAATCCTCCTTTCACTATAGATGAAGAACGCAAAAAGACCGTGGCCATTCCAGATCTGATTCAACATATAGAGGCATTGGTCGCATTAGGAGCAGTAAACAATATTGGATTCGGTTCTGATTTTGACGGAATTCGTTCTCATATTGAAGGCTTGACACATGCAGGAGAAGTACAAAATTTTGTTTCCGCTCTGCAGAAAAAATTTACCAATGAGGAAGTTGCTGGATTTGCGGCGCAAAACTTTTTAAATCATTTACCTAGCTAA
- a CDS encoding SGNH/GDSL hydrolase family protein, whose amino-acid sequence MKLTKGATILFIGDSITDADRKREDPTDLGKGYPLLIASDLVERYPELHLSIVNRGIGGDKIADLAERWEKDCLALKPDVVSILIGINDTWHNVGSEGFGTQATLDKFEFYYRVLLQTVKERTNAQIVLLEPFVLPEPIDREHWRLDLDPRIQVIRKLAKEYGTDFVALDGRLNAIGIKQSFAYLTGQDGVHPTLAGHAVIAKAWLEQIEN is encoded by the coding sequence ATGAAGCTAACTAAAGGAGCTACCATTTTATTTATCGGAGACAGTATAACCGATGCAGATCGTAAACGTGAAGACCCGACAGATTTAGGAAAAGGCTATCCACTATTAATAGCTTCAGATTTAGTTGAACGCTATCCTGAACTGCATCTATCGATAGTGAACCGCGGTATAGGCGGAGATAAGATTGCCGACTTAGCAGAGCGATGGGAAAAGGATTGTTTAGCTTTGAAACCTGATGTGGTCTCGATTTTAATCGGTATAAACGATACTTGGCATAATGTTGGATCTGAAGGTTTTGGAACGCAAGCGACTTTAGACAAATTTGAATTTTATTACCGGGTTTTATTGCAAACAGTCAAGGAACGAACCAATGCTCAAATCGTTCTGCTGGAACCGTTTGTTTTGCCAGAACCGATTGATCGAGAGCACTGGCGGTTAGATCTGGATCCGCGAATCCAAGTTATTCGCAAATTGGCAAAAGAATACGGAACAGACTTTGTAGCATTAGATGGAAGATTGAATGCAATTGGAATTAAACAAAGTTTCGCATACTTAACCGGGCAAGATGGTGTTCACCCGACATTAGCCGGACATGCGGTAATCGCAAAAGCTTGGCTGGAACAGATTGAAAATTAA
- a CDS encoding ROK family protein: MTLLAIDIGGTSIKHSVWENDELCDKGSIKTPATWEEMKRSLIEIKETAEETFTIDGVAFSSPGAVNQEKRMIEGASALPYLHNFPVYDELEAVFNCPVSFENDANCAALAEIWKGAAKGLKNVLFVVVGTGIGGSVIVDGQIQHGKHLFGGEFGFMLMTENQTFSDLATAVNMAARYAERKGSERGTFSGKEVFQLAEEGDLIAKEEVATFYTYLARGIYNLQYSFDPEIILIGGGISNKVGLIEKLDEEFGKILQTVKIAPFKPIIKTCDFKNDANLIGAVFNYLQQEKR; the protein is encoded by the coding sequence ATGACATTATTAGCAATCGATATTGGTGGAACGTCTATCAAACACAGCGTGTGGGAAAATGATGAATTGTGTGATAAAGGCAGTATAAAAACTCCGGCTACATGGGAGGAAATGAAAAGAAGTTTAATCGAGATTAAAGAAACAGCAGAAGAAACGTTTACGATCGATGGTGTAGCATTCAGTTCACCAGGAGCAGTTAATCAAGAAAAACGCATGATTGAAGGAGCTAGTGCGTTGCCTTATTTACATAATTTCCCTGTGTATGATGAACTAGAAGCAGTATTTAACTGTCCTGTTTCTTTTGAAAACGATGCCAATTGTGCTGCTTTAGCAGAAATTTGGAAAGGAGCCGCTAAAGGGTTAAAAAATGTTTTGTTTGTCGTTGTCGGAACAGGAATCGGCGGTTCAGTTATCGTAGATGGACAGATCCAACATGGAAAGCACTTATTTGGCGGAGAATTTGGATTTATGCTAATGACAGAAAACCAAACATTCAGTGATTTAGCAACGGCTGTTAACATGGCTGCACGCTATGCTGAAAGAAAAGGGAGCGAAAGAGGAACGTTCTCAGGAAAAGAAGTTTTTCAATTGGCTGAAGAAGGCGATCTGATAGCGAAAGAAGAAGTGGCAACTTTTTATACGTATTTAGCTAGGGGCATATATAATCTACAATACAGTTTTGATCCAGAAATTATTTTAATTGGAGGAGGAATCTCCAATAAAGTTGGATTGATTGAAAAATTAGATGAAGAATTTGGCAAAATTTTACAAACCGTTAAAATTGCTCCTTTCAAACCGATTATTAAGACGTGTGATTTTAAAAATGATGCTAATTTAATTGGCGCAGTATTTAATTATTTACAACAAGAAAAAAGATAA
- a CDS encoding group II intron maturase-specific domain-containing protein: protein MNIVKEINQVTVGWINYYGISYMKTFIAETQSWLNHRLRQLIWKRWKKVKTRYTMLKRYGIQHDDALKLAASRKGYWRTSKNHIIHTAITKDRLIKWGLKDLSQLYASAQTRYSSY, encoded by the coding sequence CTGAACATTGTAAAAGAGATTAATCAAGTTACCGTTGGTTGGATTAATTATTATGGTATCAGTTATATGAAAACCTTTATAGCAGAAACACAATCCTGGTTAAACCACAGGCTTCGGCAACTTATCTGGAAACGATGGAAGAAAGTTAAAACACGTTATACTATGTTAAAAAGATATGGTATCCAACATGATGACGCATTAAAATTAGCTGCTTCTCGAAAAGGGTACTGGAGAACATCCAAAAACCACATTATTCATACAGCTATAACAAAAGACAGACTCATAAAGTGGGGATTAAAAGATTTATCCCAACTGTATGCGTCTGCCCAAACAAGATACTCAAGTTATTGA
- the ltrA gene encoding group II intron reverse transcriptase/maturase, whose translation MKSLQNRRKHRGKDRKDGFLQRDKLEAKEYVRARSSDSMEMKEQDGITLIDKVIESGNLWQAYEKVRKNKGAPGIDGITVEELEDHMKKYYPTLVQKLKDGTYKPQPVRRVPIPKPDGSKRYLGIPSVLDRVVQQAILQVIDPMIDPYFSNNSFGFRKGKSAHQAIQKAEEYYEEGYRIVVDCDLKSYFDTIHHQKLRAYLEEFIQDKVVLKLIWKFLRSGILDKDIYIETDKGAPQGGPLSPLLANVYLNQLDRELERRGHKFIRYADDFVIYVKSQRAGERVMESVTEYIEKDLRLTVNQKKSKVTTPTKAKFLGFHIMNHMGKLDADLLSRHNEDSKTNFKN comes from the coding sequence GTGAAGTCACTACAAAATCGCAGAAAACATCGTGGTAAAGACCGAAAAGATGGCTTCTTACAAAGGGACAAGCTGGAAGCGAAAGAGTATGTAAGAGCGCGTAGTAGTGACAGCATGGAGATGAAAGAACAAGATGGTATCACGTTAATAGATAAAGTCATAGAGAGTGGTAATCTATGGCAAGCGTATGAAAAAGTACGAAAAAATAAAGGAGCTCCAGGAATAGATGGTATCACGGTCGAAGAGCTAGAGGACCATATGAAGAAATATTACCCAACGTTAGTACAGAAACTAAAGGACGGTACGTATAAACCTCAACCTGTTCGAAGAGTGCCCATACCAAAACCAGATGGTTCTAAACGTTATTTAGGTATTCCAAGTGTACTTGATAGAGTTGTTCAACAAGCTATTTTGCAAGTTATCGACCCAATGATTGACCCCTATTTTTCAAATAATAGTTTTGGTTTCCGTAAAGGTAAAAGTGCCCATCAAGCCATACAAAAAGCGGAAGAATATTATGAAGAAGGGTATAGAATAGTGGTCGATTGCGATTTGAAAAGTTATTTCGATACCATCCACCATCAAAAGCTTAGAGCCTATTTAGAAGAATTTATCCAAGATAAAGTTGTATTAAAGTTAATCTGGAAATTTCTTCGCTCTGGGATATTAGATAAAGATATCTATATCGAAACAGATAAGGGGGCACCGCAAGGTGGCCCACTGTCACCTTTACTCGCAAATGTATATCTAAACCAACTAGATCGAGAACTAGAAAGAAGAGGGCATAAATTTATTCGTTACGCGGATGATTTCGTTATCTATGTTAAAAGTCAGCGTGCTGGTGAAAGAGTCATGGAGAGTGTTACTGAGTATATAGAAAAAGATTTACGACTAACAGTAAATCAAAAGAAAAGCAAGGTGACCACTCCAACAAAAGCGAAGTTTTTAGGATTCCATATTATGAACCACATGGGAAAGTTGGATGCCGACCTGCTAAGTCGGCACAACGAAGATTCAAAGACAAACTTCAAAAACTAA
- a CDS encoding YbaN family protein, producing MQQLKKYLFITVGWLSFVLGAIGSFLPLLPTTPFLLLSVYCFTQSSEKFNLWLKSTTLYQNYVGEFLKHRSIAFDKKIKMLISIYLMVGISIYFVPILLIKGMLGFMLVTQTIILLFFVKTRKPNEEQYSKEDSVRE from the coding sequence ATGCAGCAGCTAAAAAAATACTTGTTTATTACTGTTGGGTGGTTATCTTTTGTCCTTGGAGCAATCGGCTCATTCTTACCTTTATTGCCTACTACACCTTTTTTATTATTATCCGTTTACTGCTTTACGCAAAGTTCAGAGAAATTTAATCTATGGCTAAAGTCAACAACATTATATCAAAATTATGTAGGAGAATTTTTGAAACACCGTTCGATCGCTTTCGATAAAAAGATAAAAATGCTGATCAGTATTTATCTTATGGTCGGTATCTCCATATACTTTGTTCCGATTCTTTTGATCAAAGGAATGCTTGGATTTATGTTGGTCACTCAAACTATTATTTTATTGTTCTTTGTTAAGACGAGAAAACCGAATGAAGAACAGTACAGCAAAGAAGACTCAGTCAGAGAATAA
- the spxA gene encoding transcriptional regulator SpxA codes for MITLYTSPSCASCRKARAWLEENHIDYLEKNVFNEPLTIEELKKILSLTENGTEEIISFRSQIFQNLNISLEDISLGELLNLILENPGLIRRPILIDEKRLQVGFNEEDIRRFLPRDVRKLELQELQKQLPIGY; via the coding sequence ATGATTACTCTATACACATCCCCTAGTTGTGCTTCTTGTCGTAAAGCAAGAGCATGGTTAGAAGAAAACCACATTGATTATCTGGAAAAGAATGTCTTTAATGAGCCATTAACCATCGAAGAGCTAAAAAAGATTTTAAGCTTAACTGAAAATGGCACAGAAGAAATTATTTCTTTTCGTTCACAGATTTTCCAAAACCTCAATATCTCTTTAGAAGATATTTCTTTGGGAGAACTCTTGAATTTAATTTTAGAAAACCCTGGCTTAATTCGTCGTCCTATTTTGATTGATGAAAAAAGATTACAAGTCGGATTTAATGAAGAAGACATTCGTCGGTTCCTACCGCGTGATGTCCGTAAATTGGAATTACAAGAACTACAAAAGCAGTTGCCTATCGGTTATTAA